A region from the Micrococcus cohnii genome encodes:
- a CDS encoding hemolysin family protein yields MGNPVFVILATLALIVLSALFVIMEFSLLAVRRHRLEAEATQSRAARAALRGVDELTVMLAGAQLGITLCTFALGAVTKPAVDAWLGPVLTGIGVPGGVADTASFVLSLLLVTFLHLVVGEMAPKSWVIAHPELAAKSVALPSRAFVWLVRPLLLFANAMANRLVKLSGVEPVERAAVGGQDVDSIRQLVEHSADSGALDELAQEQIEGALDLQSTTMGDLLRTDAAPVSVDSTATIADVQEAAVASGHLRILVHEPGRQDAVPGYVHVRDTLLADDHEPIRELIRPAYSLPSDTVLHEALTQIRDAGEQLVAVTERGRFIGVVTLTDVLGTVLPEAD; encoded by the coding sequence ATGGGCAACCCCGTGTTCGTGATCCTCGCGACCCTGGCGCTGATCGTGCTCAGCGCCCTGTTCGTGATCATGGAGTTCTCCCTGTTGGCCGTGCGTCGGCACCGACTCGAGGCCGAGGCCACGCAGAGCCGCGCCGCCCGGGCCGCCCTGCGCGGCGTCGACGAGCTGACCGTCATGCTCGCCGGCGCGCAGCTGGGCATCACCCTGTGCACCTTCGCGCTCGGCGCCGTCACGAAGCCCGCCGTCGACGCGTGGCTCGGCCCCGTGCTGACCGGGATCGGCGTGCCCGGGGGTGTGGCCGACACCGCCTCGTTCGTGCTCTCGCTGCTGCTGGTGACGTTCCTGCACCTGGTCGTCGGCGAGATGGCTCCGAAGTCCTGGGTGATCGCGCACCCGGAGCTCGCGGCGAAGTCCGTCGCGCTGCCGTCGCGAGCGTTCGTGTGGCTCGTGCGGCCACTGCTGCTGTTCGCCAATGCCATGGCCAACCGGCTGGTGAAGCTCAGCGGCGTCGAACCGGTCGAGCGGGCGGCCGTGGGCGGACAGGACGTGGACTCGATCCGCCAGCTCGTCGAGCACTCGGCGGACTCCGGCGCGCTCGACGAGCTCGCCCAGGAGCAGATCGAGGGCGCGCTGGACCTGCAGAGCACCACGATGGGCGACCTGCTGCGCACGGACGCCGCCCCGGTGTCCGTGGACTCGACCGCGACGATCGCCGACGTGCAGGAGGCCGCCGTCGCCTCCGGCCACCTGCGCATCCTCGTGCATGAACCGGGACGGCAGGACGCCGTGCCCGGCTACGTGCATGTGCGCGACACCCTGCTGGCCGACGACCACGAGCCGATCCGGGAGCTGATCCGCCCGGCCTACTCGCTGCCGTCGGACACGGTGCTGCACGAGGCGCTCACGCAGATCCGTGATGCCGGTGAGCAGCTCGTGGCGGTCACCGAGCGGGGCCGGTTCATCGGGGTCGTGACCCTGACCGATGTGCTCGGGACGGTCCTGCCCGAGGCCGACTGA
- a CDS encoding TetR/AcrR family transcriptional regulator: MTTAAPARRPRRDAQRNRAAILDAARAAFAEAGLEAPMDAIAKSAGIGAGTLYRHFPTRDDLVAAVLEDHRVDLDERARELAEQGLDPAESLERWLDSLEDWMTAYDGLPEPLRAAQSGTCSPLRSTCATAIDRTEDFLDAARRAGTVRDGVSAEDLFFAALGLAWAAEQSDGGHAATLRLLLREGWQRR; the protein is encoded by the coding sequence ATGACCACGGCCGCACCCGCCCGTCGCCCGCGCCGGGACGCCCAGCGCAACCGCGCCGCCATCCTCGACGCCGCACGTGCCGCCTTCGCCGAGGCCGGCCTCGAGGCCCCCATGGACGCGATCGCCAAGAGTGCAGGCATCGGCGCCGGCACCCTCTACCGGCACTTCCCCACCCGCGACGACCTCGTCGCCGCCGTCCTCGAGGACCATCGGGTGGACCTCGACGAACGGGCACGCGAGCTCGCCGAGCAGGGGCTGGACCCGGCGGAGTCCCTCGAGCGCTGGCTCGACTCGCTCGAGGACTGGATGACCGCCTACGACGGGCTGCCCGAGCCGCTGCGCGCCGCCCAGTCCGGAACCTGCTCACCGTTGCGCTCGACGTGCGCGACCGCGATCGACCGGACCGAGGACTTCCTTGACGCAGCGCGACGGGCGGGCACCGTCCGCGACGGAGTGAGCGCGGAGGACCTGTTCTTCGCGGCCCTCGGCCTGGCCTGGGCGGCCGAGCAGAGCGACGGCGGGCACGCGGCGACGTTGCGCTTGTTGCTGCGGGAGGGCTGGCAGAGGCGGTGA
- a CDS encoding sulfurtransferase TusA family protein, with protein sequence MAQHLLETDGQVCPFPLVEANQAMDQIPSGDELVIDFDCTQATDSLPRWAAENGHEVTSFTKRGAAEWTIVVKKA encoded by the coding sequence ATGGCACAGCACCTTCTCGAGACCGACGGCCAGGTCTGCCCCTTCCCGCTCGTCGAGGCGAATCAGGCGATGGATCAGATCCCCAGCGGCGACGAGCTCGTGATCGACTTCGACTGCACCCAGGCCACCGATTCCCTGCCGCGCTGGGCGGCCGAGAACGGCCACGAGGTCACCTCGTTCACCAAGCGCGGCGCCGCGGAGTGGACGATCGTGGTCAAGAAGGCCTGA
- a CDS encoding amidase → MTPTTSNVPTTPNPLLAPAGAPTAVQLSADVRAGRRTAVEVVEASLARIAKVNPTLRAFTVVTAESARAEAAAVDALAPAERGPLAGVPVAIKVESDVAGHVTTYGGRGFSTPATEDAEVVRRLRAAGAVVVGLTAMPEFGQFPFTESAAHGTVVNPAARLRTPGGSSGGTAAAVASGCVPVALGGDGGGSIRIPAAACGLFGLKPTRGRTSAAPQADLWGALGVKGPLTRTPEDSALVYDVIRGTVAADRWSAADPARPYAEAIAERGPRRVAWLTQPPRGPVRVDDEVVAAVEATADRLAAAGHEVVAAQGRFPDVQTSFVPQFFASLRACVAGAEHPERLEARTRQTARMGAWATASVQRRAEAAGERMRQRFRQRFAGFDAVLSPTLACLPPELGRLDGVSNVRGLVRALPMIAFTTHANVTGLPAASLPAAPSREGLPIGVQLTGLDDDEGVLLALAAELMAGSTPAS, encoded by the coding sequence ATGACCCCGACCACCTCGAACGTCCCGACCACGCCGAACCCGCTGCTCGCCCCCGCCGGCGCTCCGACCGCCGTGCAGCTCTCCGCCGATGTGCGCGCTGGCCGGCGCACCGCCGTCGAGGTCGTGGAGGCGAGCCTGGCCCGCATCGCCAAGGTGAACCCGACGCTGCGTGCGTTCACCGTGGTGACGGCCGAGTCCGCCCGGGCCGAGGCGGCCGCCGTCGACGCCCTGGCCCCGGCCGAGCGCGGACCGCTGGCGGGGGTGCCGGTGGCGATCAAGGTGGAGTCGGACGTCGCCGGGCACGTGACGACCTACGGCGGGCGCGGCTTCTCGACCCCCGCCACCGAGGACGCCGAGGTGGTGCGGCGGCTGCGGGCGGCCGGGGCGGTCGTCGTGGGGCTGACGGCGATGCCGGAGTTCGGGCAGTTCCCGTTCACGGAGTCCGCGGCGCACGGCACCGTGGTGAACCCGGCGGCCCGGTTGCGCACGCCGGGCGGCTCGAGCGGCGGGACGGCCGCGGCGGTCGCCTCGGGGTGCGTGCCGGTGGCGCTCGGCGGGGACGGCGGCGGGTCGATCCGCATCCCCGCGGCCGCGTGCGGGCTGTTCGGGCTGAAGCCGACGCGCGGGCGCACGAGCGCGGCGCCGCAGGCGGACCTGTGGGGCGCGCTCGGTGTGAAGGGCCCGTTGACGCGCACCCCGGAGGACTCGGCGCTGGTGTACGACGTGATCCGCGGGACCGTCGCCGCCGACCGCTGGTCCGCGGCGGACCCGGCCCGGCCCTATGCCGAGGCGATCGCCGAGCGGGGGCCGCGGCGAGTGGCGTGGCTGACGCAGCCGCCGCGGGGCCCGGTGCGGGTGGACGACGAGGTCGTGGCCGCGGTGGAGGCGACGGCGGACCGGCTGGCCGCGGCCGGGCACGAGGTGGTCGCGGCTCAGGGGCGGTTCCCGGACGTGCAGACCTCGTTCGTGCCGCAGTTCTTCGCCTCGCTGCGGGCGTGCGTGGCCGGCGCGGAGCATCCCGAGCGGCTCGAGGCCCGCACGCGGCAGACCGCCCGGATGGGCGCGTGGGCGACCGCCTCCGTGCAGCGGCGGGCCGAGGCCGCCGGCGAGCGCATGAGGCAGCGGTTCCGGCAGCGGTTCGCCGGGTTCGACGCGGTCCTCTCCCCCACCCTGGCGTGCCTGCCGCCCGAGCTCGGGCGGCTCGACGGTGTCTCGAACGTGCGCGGGCTGGTGCGGGCCCTGCCGATGATCGCGTTCACGACCCACGCGAACGTCACCGGGCTGCCGGCCGCGTCTCTGCCGGCGGCGCCCTCGCGGGAGGGCCTGCCGATCGGCGTGCAGCTCACGGGCCTGGACGACGACGAGGGCGTCCTGCTGGCGCTGGCCGCGGAGCTGATGGCGGGGTCGACGCCGGCGAGCTGA
- a CDS encoding amidohydrolase — protein MQLDLIVENARVVTGDPARPAASRLGVWQGLVVGVDEQLDGLATRHRLDARGTLVHAGFNDAHAHSVWFGQSRLDVDLEDATTDEQIYDLVRERADELTPGAWITCAGYDPGHLTTREPDRDGLDAAARGRPVVIRHNTGHAFTVSGSVLQMIGMSEGVAQQPEGGRIHVDGGGRPTGLVEETAMSLVQRLMQPESQEHIGECLRRASAEYAAEGITSVTDAGIAGGWIGHSPLEFAAYQRARAAGHLKTRFQTMVTLDALHPVEGHADDGVLTTLDAGVRTGVGDEWLQIGPTKVFTDGSMLGATAAMTEDYHHCAGEAGYLQQDPGEMRRTSLAAAAAGWSLAMHAIGDAALDFSLEVIAEARERYGRPAMPHRVEHGGVVRDDQIARMAELEVVMAVQPNFISAFGDSVEDRIGPERKKLSYPAGRLLRAGMVLPGSSDRPVAGGRPLDVIQDFVLRLTETGQVYGAHERITVEQALRAYTVGSAQATGWEARKGRLVAGQLADFVVLSDDPREVSSDRIGAIEVLATAVGGRLVHGEHLLDARA, from the coding sequence ATGCAGCTCGACCTCATCGTCGAGAACGCCCGCGTCGTCACGGGCGACCCCGCCCGCCCCGCCGCCTCCCGGCTGGGGGTGTGGCAGGGCCTGGTGGTCGGCGTGGACGAGCAGCTCGACGGCCTCGCCACCCGCCACCGGCTCGACGCCCGCGGCACGCTCGTGCACGCCGGGTTCAACGACGCCCACGCGCACAGCGTGTGGTTCGGGCAGAGCCGCCTCGACGTGGACCTCGAGGACGCCACCACCGACGAGCAGATCTACGACCTGGTGCGTGAGCGCGCCGACGAGCTGACCCCCGGCGCATGGATCACATGCGCCGGCTACGATCCCGGCCACCTGACCACCCGCGAGCCCGACCGCGACGGCCTCGACGCCGCCGCCCGCGGCCGCCCGGTCGTCATCCGCCACAACACGGGCCACGCGTTCACCGTCTCTGGCTCGGTGCTGCAGATGATCGGCATGTCCGAGGGCGTCGCGCAGCAGCCCGAGGGCGGGCGCATCCACGTCGACGGCGGCGGTCGGCCCACCGGGCTGGTCGAGGAGACCGCGATGTCCCTGGTGCAGCGGCTCATGCAGCCCGAGTCCCAGGAGCACATCGGCGAATGCCTGCGTCGCGCGTCCGCCGAGTACGCCGCCGAGGGCATCACCTCCGTGACCGACGCGGGCATCGCCGGCGGCTGGATCGGCCACAGTCCCCTCGAGTTCGCCGCCTACCAGCGGGCCCGCGCCGCCGGGCATCTGAAGACCCGCTTCCAGACGATGGTCACCCTCGACGCCCTGCACCCCGTCGAGGGCCACGCCGACGACGGCGTCCTGACCACCCTCGATGCCGGCGTGCGCACCGGCGTGGGCGATGAGTGGCTGCAGATCGGCCCGACGAAGGTGTTCACCGACGGTTCGATGCTCGGGGCGACCGCCGCGATGACCGAGGACTACCATCACTGCGCCGGCGAGGCCGGCTACCTGCAGCAGGACCCGGGGGAGATGCGCCGCACCTCGCTGGCGGCCGCGGCCGCCGGGTGGAGCCTGGCGATGCACGCGATCGGCGACGCGGCCCTCGACTTCTCCCTCGAGGTGATCGCCGAGGCCCGGGAGCGGTACGGGCGACCGGCCATGCCGCACCGCGTGGAGCACGGCGGCGTCGTCCGGGACGACCAGATCGCCAGGATGGCCGAGCTGGAGGTCGTCATGGCGGTGCAGCCGAACTTCATCTCCGCGTTCGGCGACTCCGTCGAGGACCGCATCGGCCCCGAGCGCAAGAAGCTGTCCTACCCGGCCGGGCGGCTGCTGCGCGCCGGCATGGTGCTGCCGGGCAGCTCCGACCGCCCCGTCGCCGGCGGCCGTCCGCTCGACGTGATCCAGGACTTCGTGCTCCGGCTGACCGAGACCGGCCAGGTGTACGGCGCGCACGAGCGGATCACGGTGGAGCAGGCCCTGCGCGCCTACACGGTCGGCTCGGCGCAGGCCACCGGTTGGGAGGCTCGCAAGGGCCGGCTCGTCGCGGGGCAGCTCGCGGATTTCGTGGTGCTCAGCGACGACCCGCGCGAGGTGTCCAGCGACCGAATCGGTGCGATCGAGGTGCTCGCGACGGCCGTCGGCGGTCGGCTCGTGCACGGCGAGCACCTGCTCGACGCTCGGGCATGA
- a CDS encoding YeeE/YedE family protein — protein MIITGLLLGAVLGFVFQRGRFCVTGAFRDLFTIRSSRWFTAFMVVVAVQSIGVFALDALGVITLESPTFPWLGTILGGLIFGFSIVLAGGCATGTYYRAGEGLVGSWFALIFYIVGAAAFRKGPLAPTTDAVRSVETHTGTLPALTGLSPWIFVALLCLGVGLAVRHHLRRERQLTTFRLPASKTGLAHVLTEKAWHPFVTAVILGMLAILAWPLSWATGRESGLGITGPSANIGAFLGTGDWELVDWGVMLVLGLLLGSFVAATASGEFKIRVPDAQTTVRSIIGGVGMGWGAAWAGGCTIGNAMVDTAAFTFQGWTALVFMVLGTGLAAKIFILGHRGTGATPAPASGADRTSGEGTAADAGASRPVKLTPIS, from the coding sequence ATGATCATCACCGGGCTCCTGCTCGGCGCCGTGCTGGGATTCGTGTTCCAGCGCGGGCGCTTCTGCGTCACCGGCGCCTTCCGCGACCTGTTCACCATCCGCTCGAGCCGCTGGTTCACGGCGTTCATGGTGGTCGTCGCCGTGCAGTCGATCGGCGTGTTCGCCCTCGACGCGCTCGGCGTCATCACCCTCGAGTCCCCGACGTTCCCGTGGCTCGGCACGATCCTCGGCGGCCTGATCTTCGGCTTCTCGATCGTGCTGGCCGGCGGCTGCGCGACCGGCACGTACTACCGCGCCGGCGAGGGCCTCGTCGGCTCCTGGTTCGCCCTGATCTTCTACATCGTCGGCGCAGCGGCCTTCCGCAAGGGCCCGCTGGCCCCGACGACGGACGCCGTCCGCTCCGTCGAGACGCACACCGGCACGCTGCCCGCGCTCACGGGCCTGTCTCCGTGGATCTTCGTGGCGCTGCTGTGCCTGGGCGTCGGGCTGGCGGTGCGCCACCACCTGCGCCGTGAGCGGCAGCTGACCACATTCCGCCTGCCCGCCTCGAAGACGGGCCTGGCGCACGTGCTCACCGAGAAGGCGTGGCACCCGTTCGTCACCGCCGTGATCCTCGGCATGCTGGCCATCCTCGCGTGGCCGCTGTCGTGGGCGACGGGCCGCGAGTCCGGGCTCGGCATCACGGGGCCCTCCGCGAACATCGGCGCGTTCCTCGGCACGGGCGACTGGGAGCTCGTCGACTGGGGGGTCATGCTCGTGCTCGGCCTGCTCCTCGGCTCCTTCGTCGCGGCCACGGCCTCCGGTGAGTTCAAGATCCGGGTGCCCGACGCACAGACCACCGTCCGTTCGATCATCGGCGGCGTCGGCATGGGCTGGGGCGCCGCGTGGGCCGGCGGCTGCACGATCGGCAACGCGATGGTCGACACCGCCGCCTTCACCTTCCAGGGCTGGACGGCCCTCGTGTTCATGGTGCTCGGCACCGGCCTGGCCGCGAAGATCTTCATCCTCGGCCACCGGGGCACGGGCGCGACGCCGGCCCCGGCCTCCGGCGCGGACCGCACCTCGGGTGAGGGCACGGCGGCGGATGCCGGAGCGAGCCGCCCCGTGAAGCTCACGCCGATCAGCTGA
- a CDS encoding flavin reductase family protein, with amino-acid sequence MKRRDHPDNQISLTTLDVHVAPPDGAGSDVTPPVDGAVLRHAVAAFPTGVVLLAAQTSEGPTGVLLNSFTSLSLDPPLVLAALAHTSTSWPRLREAPRLGLTVLAVHHDEARTLLSRPAQRRFDGVDLRVADDGAITLPDAAATLTLAPHAEHPGGDHTIAVYRVLTATREPERGPLVFHSPRYLGLPGLDS; translated from the coding sequence ATGAAGCGGAGAGACCATCCGGATAATCAGATCAGCTTGACGACCCTCGACGTCCACGTCGCCCCGCCCGACGGTGCGGGGTCCGACGTCACCCCGCCTGTCGACGGCGCCGTCCTGCGCCACGCCGTCGCCGCGTTCCCCACCGGCGTCGTGCTGCTCGCCGCGCAGACCTCCGAGGGGCCGACCGGCGTGCTGCTCAACTCGTTCACCTCGCTCTCGCTCGACCCGCCGCTCGTGCTCGCCGCGCTCGCGCACACCTCGACGTCGTGGCCACGGCTGCGCGAGGCCCCGCGACTGGGCCTGACGGTGCTCGCCGTCCACCACGACGAGGCCCGGACCCTGCTCAGCCGTCCGGCGCAGCGACGCTTCGACGGGGTGGACCTGCGCGTCGCGGACGACGGAGCCATCACGCTGCCCGACGCCGCCGCCACGCTCACGCTCGCCCCGCACGCCGAGCACCCCGGCGGCGATCACACGATCGCCGTCTACCGCGTGCTGACCGCCACGCGTGAGCCCGAGCGAGGCCCGCTCGTCTTCCACTCCCCGCGGTACCTCGGCCTGCCCGGCCTCGACTCCTGA
- a CDS encoding hemolysin family protein, giving the protein MDPVLMLLVGIAVILVIIVANGFFVAQEFSYMSVDRTRLQAAAKDGDAGAQSAVKVTRRMSFMLSGAQLGITITGLLVGYVAEPMVGAALVQLLGGTGIPPGVTVAVSTVGVLLAATVVQMIIGELYPKNLAVAKPEPMVRWLARPTQIYLSLFGWLIWVFDKSSEGLLRLVGIQPVHDVDSTATAEDLDRIVLDSRDSGSLPADLSMLIDRVLDFPERDVQHAMIPHSRVDVVAPEATVGQVRSLMSEAHTRYPVVSGDHEPLGVVHLLDLLRGADPQAPVSTVMREPVIVPTLMPLPDAVRQLSGAQEQLACVIDEHGGFTGVITLEDLAEELVGDVSDEHDDETGADLEVESDGVWTMAGDVHLDELERALGHPLPEVEAETVSGLVIAQLRALPQQGQTVAVDLPEDTRDFGADATVHDRRIDVEVLELTRRVPGRVRVSLVETPREDDAGDEAPDTRRDDEARGKEGGR; this is encoded by the coding sequence ATGGACCCCGTGCTGATGCTGCTGGTCGGCATCGCCGTCATCCTGGTCATCATCGTCGCCAACGGGTTCTTCGTCGCCCAGGAGTTCTCTTACATGTCCGTGGACCGGACGAGGCTCCAGGCGGCCGCGAAGGACGGCGACGCGGGCGCGCAGAGCGCCGTGAAGGTCACCCGGCGCATGTCGTTCATGCTCTCGGGCGCCCAGCTGGGCATCACGATCACCGGCCTGCTCGTCGGCTACGTGGCCGAGCCTATGGTCGGTGCGGCCCTCGTGCAGTTGCTCGGCGGCACCGGCATCCCGCCGGGCGTGACCGTCGCGGTCTCCACCGTCGGCGTGCTGCTGGCGGCCACCGTCGTGCAGATGATCATCGGCGAGCTGTACCCGAAGAACCTCGCGGTGGCCAAGCCCGAGCCGATGGTCCGCTGGCTCGCCCGCCCCACACAGATCTACCTGAGCCTGTTCGGCTGGCTGATCTGGGTGTTCGACAAGTCCTCCGAGGGCCTGCTGCGCCTGGTCGGCATTCAGCCGGTCCATGACGTGGACTCCACCGCCACCGCCGAGGACCTGGACCGCATCGTCCTGGACTCCCGCGACTCCGGCTCCCTGCCCGCGGATCTGTCCATGCTGATCGACCGGGTGCTCGACTTCCCCGAGCGGGACGTGCAGCACGCCATGATCCCGCACTCGCGTGTGGACGTCGTCGCTCCCGAGGCGACCGTCGGCCAGGTGCGCTCCCTGATGTCTGAGGCCCACACCCGCTACCCCGTCGTCTCCGGCGACCACGAGCCGCTCGGCGTCGTGCACCTGCTGGACCTGCTGCGCGGCGCGGACCCGCAGGCCCCCGTGTCCACGGTGATGCGCGAGCCCGTCATTGTGCCGACGCTGATGCCCCTGCCCGACGCCGTGCGTCAGCTCTCCGGCGCGCAGGAGCAGTTGGCCTGCGTGATCGACGAGCACGGCGGGTTCACCGGTGTGATCACCCTCGAGGACCTCGCGGAGGAGTTGGTCGGTGACGTCTCCGATGAACACGACGACGAGACCGGGGCGGACCTCGAGGTCGAGAGCGACGGCGTCTGGACGATGGCCGGCGACGTGCACCTCGACGAGCTCGAGCGCGCGCTGGGCCACCCGCTGCCCGAGGTCGAGGCCGAGACCGTCTCCGGCCTGGTGATCGCGCAGCTGCGGGCCCTGCCGCAGCAGGGCCAGACCGTCGCCGTGGACCTGCCCGAGGACACACGTGACTTCGGCGCGGACGCCACCGTGCACGACCGTCGGATCGACGTCGAGGTGCTCGAGCTGACCCGCCGCGTGCCCGGCCGGGTGCGAGTCAGCCTCGTCGAGACGCCCCGTGAGGACGACGCCGGTGACGAGGCACCAGACACGAGACGAGATGACGAGGCACGAGGCAAGGAAGGCGGTCGCTGA